The genome window CCATCGGCAGAGGGGCCTAAGCACGATTGTATCGGATCAAGGATGGCGCGAGATGACGGTCGTACGGATTATTTTGACGAAAGGGCGCCGGGGCCGGTAGTGCCGACCCCTTTCCGATGAGGACATGCGCCCCCGACTGATCCTCGGGGGCTTTTTCTTGCGCGACGATGTGAGGACGGAAACGATGACGAAGCCGATGACCGGAGCGAAGATGGTGGTTCAGGCCCTGAAGGATCAGGGCGTGGAGGTCGTGTTCGGATATCCTGGCGGCGCGGTCCTGCCGATCTACGACGAGATCTTTCAGCAGGAGGACATCCGCCACATTCTGGTGCGCCACGAACAGGCGGCGGTCCATGCGGCCGAGGGCTATGCACGCTCCACCGGCAAGGTCGGCGTCGCGCTCGTCACCTCGGGACCGGGCGCGACCAACGCCGTGACCGGCCTGACGGACGCCCTCATGGATTCGATCCCGATCGTCGTCCTGACGGGTCAGGTTCCGACCTTCATGATCGGCAACGACGCCTTCCAGGAGGCCGACACGGTCGGCATCACCCGCCCCTGCACCAAGCACAACTGGCTCGTGAAGGAGACGGACGCACTGTCGGGCGTCATTCACGAGGCGTTCCACGTCGCCTCGGCGGGCCGTCCGGGTCCGGTGCTCGTCGACATTCCCAAGGACGTTCAATTCGCGAACGGACGCTACACACCGCGCAAATCCGCCAATGTCAGCCGCTACCAGCCGCAGCGCAAAGGCCACCCCGAGACCATCGCGGAACTCGCCGACGCGATCGCGCGTGCGCGCAAACCGGTCATCTATTCGGGCGGTGGCGTCATCAATTCCGGTCCGCAAGCCTCGCATCTGCTGCGCGAACTGGTGGCGGAGACCAATTTTCCCATCACCTCGACGCTGATGGGTCTGGGGGCCTACCCCGCCTCGCGCGAGAACTGGCTCGGCATGCTCGGAATGCACGGGCTCTACGAGGCCAACCTCGCCATGCACGGCTGCGACCTGCTCATCAATGTGGGCGCGCGGTTCGACGATCGCATCACCGGCCGGGTCGACGATTTCAGCCCGCATTCGCGCAAGGCGCATATCGATATCGACGCCTCGTCGATCAATAAGGTCGTGCATGTCGACATGCCGATCCTCGGCGACGTGGGCGAGGTGCTTGGGCAACTGCTCGAGATATGGCGCGAGAAGGGATCGCAGACCGACGGCCAGGCGCTGAAGAAATGGTGGTCGCAGATCAACGAATGGCGCGCGGTCGAATGCCTGGGCTTCAAGCCGTCCGAAAAGGTCATCAAGCCGCAGCACGCGCTGTCCCGGCTCGAGGCGCTGACCAAGGATCACGACCGCTACATCACCACCGAGGTCGGTCAGCACCAGATGTGGGCCGCGCAATATCTCGGCTTCGAGGCACCGAACCGCTGGATGACGTCAGGCGGCCTCGGAACGATGGGTTACGGGCATCCGGCCTCGATCGGGGTCCAGATCGCGCATCCCAACGCGCTCGTCATCAATGTCGCGGGCGAGGCATCGTGGCTGATG of Palleronia sp. LCG004 contains these proteins:
- a CDS encoding acetolactate synthase 3 large subunit, whose amino-acid sequence is MTKPMTGAKMVVQALKDQGVEVVFGYPGGAVLPIYDEIFQQEDIRHILVRHEQAAVHAAEGYARSTGKVGVALVTSGPGATNAVTGLTDALMDSIPIVVLTGQVPTFMIGNDAFQEADTVGITRPCTKHNWLVKETDALSGVIHEAFHVASAGRPGPVLVDIPKDVQFANGRYTPRKSANVSRYQPQRKGHPETIAELADAIARARKPVIYSGGGVINSGPQASHLLRELVAETNFPITSTLMGLGAYPASRENWLGMLGMHGLYEANLAMHGCDLLINVGARFDDRITGRVDDFSPHSRKAHIDIDASSINKVVHVDMPILGDVGEVLGQLLEIWREKGSQTDGQALKKWWSQINEWRAVECLGFKPSEKVIKPQHALSRLEALTKDHDRYITTEVGQHQMWAAQYLGFEAPNRWMTSGGLGTMGYGHPASIGVQIAHPNALVINVAGEASWLMNMQEMGTAVQYRLPVKQFILNNERLGMVRQWQELLHGERYSHSWSEALPDFVKLAEAFGAKGIQCSDPADLDDAIREMLAHDGPVLFDCLVEKHENCFPMIPSGEPHNKMLLANAETQGQITAPGAVLV